The following is a genomic window from Bombus vancouverensis nearcticus chromosome 15, iyBomVanc1_principal, whole genome shotgun sequence.
CAATGGTGTTACGATAATTTTGTTAATTACCGATCTTTAAAAAGTGGGGATAATGTTAGACAACAACTAAGTAGAATAATGGATAGATTTTGTTTAAAACGTACCTCTACAGACTTCACATCAAAAGATTATTATATCAACATTAGAAAAGCCCTTGTGAACGGTTTCTTTATGCAGGTAGATGTAACTAAAAACAAGTTTTATaacaaaaaaatgtttcttGTATACGTAATACTACCtcttttttatgtatattagGTTGCTCATTTAGAAAGGACCGGTCATTATTTGACCATTAAAGATAATCAAATTGTACAACTTCATCCAAGCAGTTGTTTGGATCATAAACCCGAATGGGTAATTTATAACGAGTTCGTGCTTACGACCAAAAATTATATCAGAACAGTCACAGATATTAAGCGTaagttacatttttattaaataatatgagAGAAACTCATCTCTATAAAcatatgttataaatattatattttttatagctGATTGGTTGCTTAAAATAGCACCACAATATTATGATTTACAAAACTTCCCACAATGTGAAGCAAAGAGACAATTGGAAGTGATCCAAGCGAAGTTAGATTCCAAACAGTATCAGGAAGGATTCTAACCTCTATATATTTTAGTTATCTTTAAAAATGGTGTCACACAACATACACACACAAAATCATTGATAATGTGTGGTTGATCTGTTTTCGACATTGCGTCGAACACACAGTTTTTTCAaacataaagaaaaaaaaatatattaaatatcttgAGACGCGGCCGAAAGGATAGTTGTCTGCTCTGTATTTTCacttaaaaaatatgtaaagaaaaagacaaattttaatgacatttataattttgTACAAGCTTTAGCGAAACTTGTACATTTTTTAAGCTGATGTACCGTCAAAAATTTGAATGTTTGTAGATTTTGTTCTGTCCTAAtatgaaacaaatgaaatttgacCTTTAATCTGTTAGAAGGCATGTGGAAAGCATAGTTTATTGATAAATGGTTTATTTATGTacattaaagaaaaatttagtaACTAAGTAATTTTACCAATAGAATTTGTTGATCGACGTTTGCACATTCGGAATGTACTACTAGATAAAAAATagattaatttttgtattaaatgtTGAACAAGTATGTCAGATAAGATGTATACAATGCTTGCTATCGATAAGAGCACTTTTACATAATCTTCAGcataaattatatgtttgcTGTTTTTTCTTAAGATCAAGTAGTACCGTTTTATGTGTTATATATTTCACTTTTTCCAAGTacacacagccgaaaatattacatatttattataattttattatgacTGAAATGTGCATATAACTTATGCAAAGTTTTTCCTGTTTATAATCAACACAGAACTGCATTGTAACAATTTTACACaaagataaatgaaaaaagcaatcataaaaaattggaaatacgaccgtaaattataatatgaaaaatctTTCTAAGAATCTATGTGATACATTTAAAAAGAatcaaattattcttatttatGAATGCTAGCATAATATAAATTGCAACCCTTTTTCGCGGTGAAGAATTAACTTACAATGTTACAAGGTATCTCAACAAGGCGAAAAACaaattaaacttaattattattcaaataataaatCTTCAATGCTGTCTGAAATAGGCTGTATGCAGACGAGCGATTTGTATTCATGCGATATTGTTATGGTcatatgttatttttttttgttcttcctGTTTGAAACCGCGGAAACAGACATATGGTCACAGCGATATCGTGCGGACAAAAGTCGCTCGTCTGCATCGGGTCTTAGGATAATCGTATACGTTAAGAATCGTGAAATGTTTTCGCTTGTTTtagaattgaaaatttttaaatagttCGAGATATTATTATACTACAAAATACTTTTTTCTAAATAAGATATAATGTCACCAGATCTAAAAATGTTTTGCGTGTTTAACATGTTCAATAATAGTttgtttttgtaaataaaagataCGCAGGTATTAAAAGAACATAGAATCACGAAAGATGATCGCGAACAGTTTTCATTGTATTGTACCACTTCATtccaataaaatattaaaaatatgattCAATCGTAATAATTGTTATAACGAACGAATTTAATTTCTAATCTTAAAAACTGTGTGAACTTATTGAGCATTTATAATTGGAATTTTGATACATAGTAcattacgttttacgtaatacacTAAAATATTTGATGGTTACAGTTTATAGTTCCTTATCGCGATTCTTATATGTTGCAAGAAATGTTTGAGAACCACTGAGAAAGCACGAGGATCGTTGTATTTCATCATTTACCAATTTTCGTGAAATTGAGAATTATGGCATCGTTCATGGTACCGGTTGCAGCGAGATTTACTCGTGTCACGATTGATAGTTTGCACAATTTAAATAAGAACATTTTACTTAGGTAAGATTCCGAATATTATAGTTCGTTATGTTAAAATATGCGACTCATTGAACTTATATTTCAACGTACATATAGAGGTTAGATTGCTACATAGTGTTTATCCattactttattattatacaatttttttaaagtaaaattgtaatatatttaataaagatgatcatatattttttaaagctgttatatatttaaatgaaaCCTTACGTAGTTAATTGGTTATGTTACTAGTAAGAGATTTGAATAAttctttataataaaaaatatgttaataaataagTGTTATAAGTATTAATAATACTTTATGCTAAGTTATTCTTTTTGAAGAAGAAAGCATTGATGTCTTAAAGATTTTGTTCATGATTTGAAGGTTAACTCAACCATCACAAGTTTCTTGGCAAAGGCAAGAGTATAGTACTATTACAGAAGAGCAACAATCAGAAAGGGGAGAACCACAATCTTCACAATTGGAACTTACAGAAACTGAAAAGAAATTGAAAGCAGATATTGATCTCATTAATAAGGAATTATTGGATCTTAAAGCTCATAAAAATGAATTAGAAGATAAATACAAACGAGCGCTTGCTGATGGAGAAAATCTTAGAACTAGACTAACTAGACAAAttgaagatgcaaaaatatTTGGCATCCAAGGATTTTGTAAGGATCTCTTAGAAGTAGCTGATATTTTAGGCAAGGCTACAGAAAGTGTACCAAAGGATGAACTTACAGAAAAAAATCCACATTTAAAAACATTATATGAAGGTTTAAAGATGACAGAGGCACAGTTACATAaagtaaataagaaaatataattcAACTACATTTTCATATACTAAATAATACACTAAATTATTCCTTTGAAATGTATTTGTATAGGTATTTAAAAAGCATGGTTTAATATCATTAAATCCACTGAATGAAAAGTTTGATCCTAATCAACACGAAGCACTATTTCAACAGGtaaaatttttttgttttatttatatagattattgtgtattaaattaataaggATTATATCTTTTTCACATAGGAAGTTGAAGGCAAAGAACCAGGAACAATAGTAGTTGTATCTAAATTGGGCTATAAATTACATGAACGAGTAGTAAGACCAGCATTAGTTGGTGTTGCCAAAGGATAATTCATGATTGTTAATTAAATGGAAATTAGATATAATCTCATAAGAGCGATCCGTGAATAAAGTGTTGGCACGTatatattgtaattaaaattaaaatgtaacACATCAAAACATGAATGTCATACAactgatataaaaaaaaattggaactaattttatgaaaaataaactTGTTCTTATTCTGTTAGATTTAAGAGAGAGTGTAATATGAATCtgaatttttatgttttttgaTTGCCAAATAGATATACGTATTTAAAtatcatttcttttattatactatattgCATTCTATTATAGCATagaagaataatatttaatttagtgggaaatttattataaaatctataaaaataaatagagcattgtagtataaatataaaaaatattacaatattgaatttttaatgaaataaaagacctttactttttataatacttCAGTTTTATCCTGAACATCTAACATCTTTCAAAAACTTTATACAAGTCAGGCAAATTGGCTATTTGTAATATTGTTGAATCATGTGCAAAATGTTTAGGAGGAAGAAAACTCTCCTTAATTGCACCATATAGAACATGTTCTGTAATGTACTTCCATTCATGAGTATCATGTATAGGACTCATTTGACTATAATATTTTGCTGTTTCCCTACAAATGGTTCGAAAGCATGGTTGTTCCGACGACCACTCTACTTCAGTAGCTAAACGTAATATATAGAGAGGAAGACCACTCACagatggaaaatatttttctgaaaagaaaacaaaagataATCTTGTATTGGATTCTAAAGGTAGTTTATTAAAATGTATTTACCTAATAATACTGGTAAAGATTTTAAATTCCCCTTTTTATCTATAACAATAGAATAATACTCTTTTAACATATCAGCTTTCTCCAATAACAATTCTTTAACACTTGTAGCTAATTCCTCTTTTGGTCCATCTTCCTCTGACCATCCAGCTTCTTTAGTCTCTAATCCTAACATAGCTATATCATATAAAGGAAGTGCCTCCTGCAAATAAGTGTAACttgcaatataataataatgttcTTTGTCGATGTACATACCGAAAATTTGATGACTCCGTAATTTGCAAAATCATAGAGCataatttcataaaatagtTCCTCCCTAGATGTAACAAAAATGTTCTTAATCAAGCttgattttttatatatattatgaatattttatggACACTTACGCTAATTTTTGCGTATTGCAAAGATACAAATTGACTCCACTTTGAACTAAAGCAGAAGACTGATCGATACAACCAACAAAAGTTAATTCTGATAAAATATGTTTCAAACCATCGTGACATGCGTCTTCTACTTCTTTACGTAATTTCAATACACTCGTTAATTTTACTTCTCTTCTAAAATTGTTTATTGAATAGGATTTAAATTCATATGAACTTTCTTTGTCACCATTCTTATTGTCATCGGTTTCTTTTAGTATTTGTTCAGTAATAATTTTCGTCTCGTTGGGTTTATTGCACTCTTCAGGTTCGTcgtttcttatttctttatctATACTATTTTTATCTGTCTTTTGTTCTtctaatttaatacttttatttcCAAAGTATTTATACACTTGTTTACGTGCTTTATCTGCAATAACGTCGATACATTTTTCTTTCGTAGAGTCATCTGCTATATTTTGATCAATTTCTTCATTTGTCATTTCTAAAATATCTTGCACGCCATTTGATCCATACTGTTCTTTGTTAATATTTGCAGTAGATGAATCTAAATTAGATTCATCAAATACTGCAGAATCTGACGCAAGTGGACTTGTATCATCTATGATATTACTCCACGGAGTATCCGATTTTTCTGTTGCTTTTGGTATAACATGCGTGGAGATATCCTTTTCTTTAGTATCATTTACATCTGATATCGGGCgctgtattttatttacatcttTCTCGTCATTACTATTAGTATCTTCAACTTTAGTATCTTTGAAATCAATATCATCATTGTTTCTAGCATATTCCATTGCGGTATGAATGGTAAAATTGAATTTGTCCAATTTTTGATCAGATGCATCAGTTCTGATCATTTCTTGAGGACGAATTTTTTTTGTTCTATCATCTTTATCTTTCTCATATTCTGGCAAAATCTCTTTCAAAACTTCTTTTGTAATATCTGTTTTTGGCAACCGCGCTTGTACATAAAATGTTTTAGAAGCACTATTCCCAGACAGTTTCTCATCTAAAGCGAGTTTCATTCTTTCAATAATAGAATTTTCGTGGAGAAATTTAACTTCATGTTTTGTTGGATGTACATTAACATCAACATTTTGCGGATCAATTTCTAAAGATATATAACACCATGGGTGGGTCTTTTTTGGAATATAAAATGTATAGATTTCTTCTAGCATTTTTCGAATAGCTGAAATAaggtaattataaaatatcatctTTATGTATAAAATCTTCTTGTCTAAAATCTAATACTTTAAAACTTACAGGATGATTCTACTAATCTGTTATtaatgaataaaagaaatatcatCCTCTTGCTTGTGTAATTTGGATTTGTTACCAAAGCATGCATTTTAAATCTATAAGTATCATCTGTAAGTTCCACTTCTAATAATTCACGAAAAACAGGATTGCCATAAAGTATTCTTATATTGTTCATCTTACTTGAATTATGTGGTGTTCGAATCTAAATGTTAGAAAcatgtttatatatttataaataatagctTCAATTGTGTGACTATTTTTACATAGTAAAATACCTGAGGTGTGACTTCACCATGTTTCTTTAATGTGAACCCTACAGTAGGATTATGTATTGCATATTTTGTAACTACATCTGAAATTTTATTGAattcttcgtttggattagaAAAAGCCTTCCTTCTTGTTGAAACATTATAAAACAAATTCTCAATTAATATTGTAGTGCCTTGGTTTCCAGCGCATAATTTAGGTGGTGCTTTTAGCTTACTATCAACATATGATGCTCTAATATGAAAAtgatattgttaaaaatatttgctcAGATTTCATAACACTTTATATAATTAAACATACTTATAAGCACATTTCTCATCTGCAGTTTTTGTTGTAATTGTTAAAAGTGATATATGACTAATGCTCGCCAAAGCTTCACCACGAAATCCAAAAGTCGATATTGCCTGAAGATCTTCAAATGCTTGTAATTTACTTGTTGTAAATCTTTCACAAACAATTTCCATGTCTTCTTTTCTAATACCTGTTCCATTGTCTTGAATCTGTGATTAATAATGAATATTTAGTTGTAATAATAACTTTCCTACTTGAATAGTTGGAGAAAATACCTGTAATAATTTTAATCCGCCTTCTTTAgcaataatttgtatattaGTTGCTTTTGCATCAAGACTGAAACATTTGTAATATAAAGTGTGCAGTGTAAAAGACATACATACAACAATTGTGATTCAAATATCTAACCTGTTTTCCATTAATTCTTTTAATGCATTTGCTGGTCTTTGTATTACTTCACCAGCTGCGATTCTATTCACTACAATTTTGTCTAATCTCTTTATCTTTCCCGCTCCATCCATTTTTAATCACGCTGTTTTTAGATTTGTATCAAAACCTCGAGAAACAGGAGTCAAGTATTGCTCTAATTTACACCATAGTATATGCATAATAATTAtgttgtgtattatacaatataactatatttgtaataataagaaatgaAAATACAAAGTCTAGTCTCagaaagcatgtattttttacTTATAATAAGAGTGTATTGTACATATTACACGATTTGTGTAAGTCGGTCTTCGTGCCGAACTTTTGAATTTAAATTAGCAAGTATATCAGTACTTTCTCCCGCTACTTTATGCCTcgttttgatatatttataggtGTTTTGGATGCGTACAGAATTCGGAGCCAATGGATGTGCGCAGTTGATCATCTATGGAAACTTATTGAAACGCGAAATTGAGTGTATTAAAAGTCCGCTATGCATGCTGAGCTGTTTAGCAAGCGAACAGTGAATATTGCGCTCAGTGCAAATGATCATACAACTATGATTTATTGTTATATACACGAAATGAATGACACGAAAGGTAAGTGTCTGAATACATGGTGACAGtgtgtttatttatttagtgTTTGTCTAGTGAATTTTTCGTAACAATCAATCGCGTAAATTTATGTTCGAAACATGTTGAAAGTGGCTAACGACAGAAACATCACGTTGAAGTTTCACCATGTCTATGAAGCATCGATATATCTCAAAATTCCTTGGATTGtttttttttgcgaatataACCCTAAAAACTAAAACTTTATTCAAATACAACAAAATTTTTTGTCAAGATCCAAGAAAACATATTTAGTTTTGCTATGTTTATTTAtgacatattttatattcttgcaGGGTATGATAGTATCTTTCGAAGCAGTCGCCTATATGCAAGGCCAGTTTAGCTGAATAAGTAGCACAGTAGTATCTTGATTCTTTTTTTCCATCTTTAATTTTCTGGTTGGAACATTCCAGAAGTTCATGAAGTATTCTCGGGATAATGTCACGAAAATCTCCAACTAATTGATTTAGCAAGCGACGTTCGTATTGCAAATgcgttattttgtttttattctgTTTCTCCTGGTTTGCGTTATATTAATAAGTAAGAATTTATGGTTGATATTCTCAAGCccaaaaaaaaataatttttgcaatCATTTCTAGGACTTTCGCATAAAATAGTATGTTTGTCTGCTTTGGTCTGCTTTGCCGACCCCGTCCAAATATTCATTGATGTCATTCATCATCACTACTATCATGTAATCATCACTACGAACATGTCCTCTCTGGATCTTTTAGGCATGGTGTATAAGGTGTTTATATAAAATGTAGGACTTTCGGTTTGTTTCGGGGCAAGGGTAACACGCGGACCCTGTGGAAAAAGGGAAATGTGAAGGaacgaagaagggaaaataaagggtgAGCATACGAggagaaagtgaaagaaaagcgaaaagaagTCAGGAACGAGAGAGAGATACAAATTAGAAAAACTAGAGGAGAAGAGGTTAGGAAGTCAAAAGCGCGGCAAATAAAGTAAGGTACGGAAACGACAGATGGCGTCAAACAGAGGAAGACCAAGGAATGCGGGTAAAGCGGGAGATAAGGCAGATTTCAAAAACACATTGGATAAATACAGCTTCTCAGAAAAAGAGACATCAACCAGGTAGAGAGAAATGGAAGTAATGAtgaaaaaaatagagaaaatggaaagaggatttgAGGCAATGATAAAGGAAATAAAACGGATATTCGAAAAACAAGTGGAGGAGATGAAGagggaaatgaaagaggaaaggggaagaagtgagagagagagagggagagagaaagagagccagagagagagagagagagagagaagagcggGAAAGGGAAAAGAAGGACCTATTGGGCAGAATTAGAAGAATCGAGGAGGAGAGGGACAgagcagagagagagaaaagaagaaggaacatAGTAATCAAAGGAGTAAACTGGAACGAAGAAAGCAATGAAgggacagtaaaggagttcataagggaaaaaatgaaaataggggcagaagtagaaagaaTACATATGATAAGGGTGGGGGACAAAAACACAATAATAGTAGCGatgatgaaatcaatggaggaaaaaataagggtaatgaaggagaaaagcaaattggAAAAGGGAATATACATAGATGACGACCTGACAAGAAAAGGAAGGGAGATACAGCAACAAATAAGAAGAATAGCCAGAGTAAGAAGGGAAAagggcgaatatgtaaggattGGATATAAGAAGCTAAAGATAGAAAACAGATGGTACAGGTGGAATGAAAAtgaagagaggctggaggaagaaagaaagagaggggaagaaaaatgaaaaatggaaaaaggggGGAGACTACAAAGGCGATGAAAATGTGCTTCTGGAACGTAGCAAGgttaataagtaaggacaaggAGGTGAGGGAATATTTGAAGACATTCGACGTGATCGGATTCACGGAAACATGGATAGAGGAAGACAATTGGGAAAAactaaaatatagactacccaaagaattcaaCTGGAAATGCAGAGCAGCAATgagagtaaggaaaaaaggaagagtaaAGGGGAGAATAATAACAGGTATAAATAAGGAACTGAGAgaaatagaatacaaagaaataaGTGATAGTATagtgaaaagaaaaatagtatACAATGATAAGACATATAGGATAATAGTAGTTTATAATCAAGACACAAAAGGGACAAggaaagaaatagaagaaagagtagaaggaagagaagaggaagtgatGATCATCAGCGGAGACTGGAatgcaagaacgggagaagggGGAGGGCCGATAAACGAGGATctgaggaaagaaaaaaacaagcgATCAAAGGACAAGACAATACACATGGAAGGAAGAACTCTGCTAAAGTACCTGGAAGAAAGAGCTGGATGATAGTCAATGGAAgagataaagaaggagaggagtgGACATATAGGAAAAGAGGAAACTCTGTGATAGATGACAACCAGGATCATGTGATTGACAACCAGG
Proteins encoded in this region:
- the Roe1 gene encoding grpE protein homolog, mitochondrial Roe1, yielding MASFMVPVAARFTRVTIDSLHNLNKNILLRLTQPSQVSWQRQEYSTITEEQQSERGEPQSSQLELTETEKKLKADIDLINKELLDLKAHKNELEDKYKRALADGENLRTRLTRQIEDAKIFGIQGFCKDLLEVADILGKATESVPKDELTEKNPHLKTLYEGLKMTEAQLHKVFKKHGLISLNPLNEKFDPNQHEALFQQEVEGKEPGTIVVVSKLGYKLHERVVRPALVGVAKG
- the Mlh1 gene encoding DNA mismatch repair ATPase Mlh1 isoform X1, with the translated sequence MDGAGKIKRLDKIVVNRIAAGEVIQRPANALKELMENSLDAKATNIQIIAKEGGLKLLQIQDNGTGIRKEDMEIVCERFTTSKLQAFEDLQAISTFGFRGEALASISHISLLTITTKTADEKCAYKASYVDSKLKAPPKLCAGNQGTTILIENLFYNVSTRRKAFSNPNEEFNKISDVVTKYAIHNPTVGFTLKKHGEVTPQIRTPHNSSKMNNIRILYGNPVFRELLEVELTDDTYRFKMHALVTNPNYTSKRMIFLLFINNRLVESSSIRKMLEEIYTFYIPKKTHPWCYISLEIDPQNVDVNVHPTKHEVKFLHENSIIERMKLALDEKLSGNSASKTFYVQARLPKTDITKEVLKEILPEYEKDKDDRTKKIRPQEMIRTDASDQKLDKFNFTIHTAMEYARNNDDIDFKDTKVEDTNSNDEKDVNKIQRPISDVNDTKEKDISTHVIPKATEKSDTPWSNIIDDTSPLASDSAVFDESNLDSSTANINKEQYGSNGVQDILEMTNEEIDQNIADDSTKEKCIDVIADKARKQVYKYFGNKSIKLEEQKTDKNSIDKEIRNDEPEECNKPNETKIITEQILKETDDNKNGDKESSYEFKSYSINNFRREVKLTSVLKLRKEVEDACHDGLKHILSELTFVGCIDQSSALVQSGVNLYLCNTQKLAEELFYEIMLYDFANYGVIKFSEALPLYDIAMLGLETKEAGWSEEDGPKEELATSVKELLLEKADMLKEYYSIVIDKKGNLKSLPVLLEKYFPSVSGLPLYILRLATEVEWSSEQPCFRTICRETAKYYSQMSPIHDTHEWKYITEHVLYGAIKESFLPPKHFAHDSTILQIANLPDLYKVFERC
- the Mlh1 gene encoding DNA mismatch repair ATPase Mlh1 isoform X2, with product MEIVCERFTTSKLQAFEDLQAISTFGFRGEALASISHISLLTITTKTADEKCAYKASYVDSKLKAPPKLCAGNQGTTILIENLFYNVSTRRKAFSNPNEEFNKISDVVTKYAIHNPTVGFTLKKHGEVTPQIRTPHNSSKMNNIRILYGNPVFRELLEVELTDDTYRFKMHALVTNPNYTSKRMIFLLFINNRLVESSSIRKMLEEIYTFYIPKKTHPWCYISLEIDPQNVDVNVHPTKHEVKFLHENSIIERMKLALDEKLSGNSASKTFYVQARLPKTDITKEVLKEILPEYEKDKDDRTKKIRPQEMIRTDASDQKLDKFNFTIHTAMEYARNNDDIDFKDTKVEDTNSNDEKDVNKIQRPISDVNDTKEKDISTHVIPKATEKSDTPWSNIIDDTSPLASDSAVFDESNLDSSTANINKEQYGSNGVQDILEMTNEEIDQNIADDSTKEKCIDVIADKARKQVYKYFGNKSIKLEEQKTDKNSIDKEIRNDEPEECNKPNETKIITEQILKETDDNKNGDKESSYEFKSYSINNFRREVKLTSVLKLRKEVEDACHDGLKHILSELTFVGCIDQSSALVQSGVNLYLCNTQKLAEELFYEIMLYDFANYGVIKFSEALPLYDIAMLGLETKEAGWSEEDGPKEELATSVKELLLEKADMLKEYYSIVIDKKGNLKSLPVLLEKYFPSVSGLPLYILRLATEVEWSSEQPCFRTICRETAKYYSQMSPIHDTHEWKYITEHVLYGAIKESFLPPKHFAHDSTILQIANLPDLYKVFERC